TTTTTGTTTAATATCAACATATTGTCTTCAGTTGCCCCCAAATCAACCACTTAGCAAATTCAGCGTGCATAGCTCACAAATATGACATTGGCGTGAATTTTGCGCATTGCTTTTCTGTTTCCTAAGGTCTATCACTTAATTGTGGCTGCACATAAAGTGGTCACTGTTTTCTTTCCACCAGACCGAAAGATGAGGGAAACGAGGCATGAAGAGACAGAAAAGAGATCGCCTGGAAAGGGCATTGTCACGCGGATATCAAGCAGGTATTTCAGGGCGTTCAAGGGAAATTTGTCCCTATCAAGCTTTAGACGCCAGATCACATTGGTTAGGAGGTTGGCGACAAGCCATGGAGGACAGGGCTGTGACCGCTTAAGCGGCTCTCTGTCAGACTAAGGGATCACCTCCGCTTTATGCGCATATTGCGGAGGTTTTCATTTTTACTCTTCGTACTTGGCGCCGCAGCGTTGTTGGCTGCATTCGCTTACCCGAATCATTGACTGGTGTCAACTCATCGGGACTCATATCAAACTATTCAATCCAGCGCTTTAGCAAGATACTCGCGTTAACGCCACCAAAACCGAAGCCATTTGACAGCGCATAAGTTATCTCATGAGGAAGAGCTTTACCTGCCACGATATTCAACCCCTCGGCCGCAGGATCCAGATTCTCCAAATTCAGAGTGGCTGGCACGATTTGATCACGTAACGCCAGTACCGTGAAGATGGTTTCCAATCCGCCAGCCGCTCCCAGCAAATGCCCGGTGGCTGACTTGGTTGAGGTAATGGCTAAGGTAGCACTCTCACCAAATAAGTGTTTAATCGCATTGATTTCACCGATATCACCCACCGGGGTTGAGGTTGCATGCGCATTAAGATGCTGAACTTGTTCCGGTTTAATTTTAGCCTGACGCAAAGCGATCTTCATTGCACGATATGCGCCATCACCGTCTTCAGCACCAGAAGTCATATGGTAGGCATCGGCACTGGTACCGTAGCCGACAATCTCAGCCAATGGTTGTGCGCCACGTGCGAGAGCATGCTCTAACTCCTCAATAATCAGTAAACCGGCACCTTCCCCCATCACAAAGCCATCACGAGCACTGTCGAAGGGGCGGGAGGCTTTTTCAGGTGTACTATTAGAGCCGGTTGATAGCGCGCGGGCCGCCGCAAAACCAGCCAAACTGACCTTATCAATTGCGGCTTCAGTGCCACCACATAGGGCAACATCCGCTTCATCGTTGCGGATCATCCGCACTGCATCACCAATAGCTTGCACTCCCGCCGCACAAGCGGTGACGGGTGCGCCAATCGGCCCTTTAAAATGATGCTTAATAGAAACATGACCCGCAGCCAAATTCACTAAAAACGAAGGCACGGTGAAAGGGGAAAGGCGTTTTGGCCCACGAGTGTCGGTGGTGCGTACTGCATGAGCAATCGCTGGGAACCCCCCAATACCAGAACCAATTACCGTAGCGGTACGTTCCTGTTTTTCTGCATTGTCGGCATGCCAGTCGGCTTGGGTGATAGCTTCATCTGCCGCCGCCATCGCAAATTCAATGAAACGATCCATTTTCTTCTGATCTTTTGGCGCTACAGCTTTATCAGGATCAAAGCCTGCTGCTGAGTCTGCATCAAGTGTAGGAACTTGCCCACCAATCTTGGCTGGTAAATCACCGACAATCTCATCCGGCAGAACACGGATGCCGGATTGCCCTGCCAGCAGACGTTGCCAAACAGTTTCGCTACCACAGCCTAATGGGGAAACCACACCCATTCCTGTAATTACTACACGGCGCGTATTCATCGTTTTTCCTTTTGAGACTTAATTGAGTGGGACTGCTGACGGGTATCGATTGATTGTTTGCCATGCATCAGTGCCAACCGTTGATTAATTATATCGCTCTTGACGGAGCCTGCCGCAAGAGTGACATCTTGTGCCTGAATAGGTTGCCCGGTATTTCTGTCCAGTAAGATGGCCTCTACTGGATTTCCAGTACGGCGATCTGCGAGTATCACCGCAGGGCCAAGTGGCGCAAAATGCTGATTACCCCAGTGGAATAGTGCCGCCATCACGGGGAAGAAATCATTACCACGCTCAGTCAATAAATACTCATAACGGGCAGGGCGCGGATTATACAGTCGCTTCTCAAGGATCCCACTTTCCACCAGATACTTTAGGCGACGGGTGAGGATAGTGGGGGATAGCTGCAAACTTTGCTGAAATTCATCAAAGCGTGTTAACCCTTGAAAGGCATCACGGATGATTAATATGCTCCACCATTCACCGACGCGTTCAAGAGCGCGGGCAACCGGACAGGGCATATCTTCAAGACAGGTTCTTTGCATACCATTCCTCACATCATGATTGTGTTTTTGGCTGAGCATGGGCTGAAAATTAAAACCCAATAAGTGACTACATTTATTGTAGTTACTTGAGTTAAAAAAAATGCCTTTGGGCATCATTATTATGGTGCAGGGGAGTGACTGCCCCTGCACAGGGATAACAGAACAATATTTTAGAAAGTATTGGTATCTTTAAACAGACCCACTTTCAAGTCGGTGGCAGTGTAAATCACTTTGCCATCAACCAATACTTCACCGTCCGCGACACCCATAATTAATTTACGCATAATAACGCGTTTAAAATTAATACGATATGTTACTTTCTTGGCATCAGGCAGTATCTGACCGGTGAATTTCACCTCACCGACACCCAGCGCGCGGCCTTTGCCTTCGCCACCTAACCAGCCAAGATAGAAACCAACCAATTGCCACATAGCATCAAGGCCCAGGCAACCAGGCATAACAGGATCACCGATAAAGTGGCAACCGAAGAACCATAGGTCTGGATTGATATCCAGTTCCGCTTCCACATAACCTTTGCCATAGGTACCGCCGTCTTCAGTCATCTTGACGACACGGTCCATCATTAACATATTGCCTGCTGGCAATGGTGGTCCGCCAGCGCCAAACAGTTCGCCACGGCCTGATGCTTCAAGGTCTTCTTTTGTATAGGATTCGCGTTTATCTACCATGTTCTCAGTAAGCCTTATTTTAGTGAAGTGCGCAGAATAGCGTACACCTGTACGCTGAGCAAGTCCGATCAGCCCTGGTTGAACCAGTTTAGCCAGCGTAATGGCCATGGCCAACGGTGTCTGTCCTGCGGATTAACCTGTGAGATTCGCTCTTGAATTATACCTAACAGGCTGGGTTGCTGCTCGTCGGCATACACCATACCTGTCAATAACGGTAGTGCTTCAGCGGCGCTATCAACGGCCCAGAGATGGAACTGACCATTTTGCACTGCCTCAACTACCGCCTGATTCAGGCATAAATGACGGACATTGGTCGTGGGTAGAATCACCCCCTGTGTGCCCGTCAGCCCGCGACGCTGACAAGCTTCGAAGAAGCCTTCGATCTTTTCATTCACGCCGCCAATAGGCTGCACATTACCAAACTGATCAACCGAGCCGGTGACCGCAATTTGCTGGTTGATCGGCTGCTGCGAAAGGGCGCTGATCAAAGCACAAAGCTCGGCCAGTGAGGCGCTATCGCCATCGACTTCACCATAGGATTGCTCAAAAACAATCGAGGCCGAGAATGGCAGCGGTTGATCAAGTTCCAATTCCGAAATCAAGAATGCCTGCATAATCATCATGCCTTTAGCATGTAGATTACCGCCTAATTCCGCTTTACGTTCAACGTCAACAAATTCGCCGTCACCCAAGTGAACCACACAACTGATACGTGCAGGTTCGCCAAAGGCATAAGGGTGGCCTGGGTATTCCAGTACCGACAAGCCATTAATCTGGCCGACGACCAGGCCTTCGGTATCAACCAAAATCTGCCCTAGCTCAATTTCATCTTGCATCCGCTCGGCAAGATAACTATTGCGCCAGTCACGGGCATTCAGTGCAACTTCCAGCGCATTGGCGGTTATTGAGGCTTCTTCAGCATATAGCGCCGCTTCGGCTAAGTGACCGGTTAACCATTGCGGACACAGAGGCAGACTACCCTGATCACCGCTGTAGCGCACCGCCTGACGAAACAGAACTGGCCAGGCATCGGCAGATAAGGATGGCAACTGCTTTCTTTGCAATAACGCATTGATATAACCACACCATAGGGTCATACCATCGATATCGACCAGTGGCAGTTCGACTTCGAACTCGCCATAGATAGCCAATTCCCCTAACTCGGGTTCCATATCGTGGAAATCGCCAAGGCCCAGACGGTCGCCAACAAGAATCAGGCGCAGGTCCAGTGGCATCGAGGGAATATGTACTGGCAGAGGGCGGGTTTCATCAGGTGACAACCAATCGAAGCGTTGCTGAACAATCATTTGTTTCAGGCGCAGCCACATCAGTGGTTGAGCTTGTAATGCCCGTACTGACAGGATCAATATGCCGCCATTAGCTTGATGAACCAAGCCAGGTTGCAGACTGATTTGATCTTTATGCCATCTAACACAACCAAACAGTTGTTCTGGTTCTACCCATTCCTGATAGAGGCAGCGTGAACGGGCCGCAAAAGGCTCGTCACCACGTTGTGCCGGCTGCCAGGTCACTAGGTTACCATCAACCTGATAATCACCACCAAACACGGCAGAGGCTTCAGGTTGCAGCTCTTTAACTACCTGCGCGATCAGTGCCAGATACTCAGTACTCTCCTGTGCTTTAATCAGCATAAAACGCGGTTGAGATTGAGGATGACAAAACAACGTCATGCCATTCTCTAACCGGGGCTGAATCGCCGAGAAAGAAACCGGCTCCAACTGGGAGGCCGTAGCAAATAACGCTTCATAAGGCGTTGCGTTCGGCAGTAGTGACTGCCATTCAAGTCGGTTATTGGTCAAAGTAATAGATGCAATCGTCAAAAAGGGAAAGGGCGATTATACAAGAATAAAGCAGGCTGCATATACGTAGAGTGGTAGTTGGTCGCAAGGAGTAAGACATCGGCAGTGTTCCGTACAAAAAACAAACTAATCATATGCTTTTAGTAGGGTGAAATTCTGCATAAAACTGTTATGCTTGATTTAAGTTACACGGTCACTAAAGAGCTCACGATGAAATATCAACAACTGGAAAATCTGGAAAGTGGTTGGAAATGGGCGTATTTGGTAAAAAAACACCGTGAAGGTGAAGCCATTACTCGCCATATTGAAAACAGTGCAGCTACGGACGCGGTAGAGCAGCTGATGAAGCTGGAAAGTGAACCAGTAAAGGTGTTGGAGTGGATTGACGCACATATGAATATGCAACTGGCTACTCGGATGAAGCAGACTATCCGCGCCAGGCGTAAGCGCCATTTTAATGCCGAGCATCAGCATACCCGCAAAAAATCTATCGATCTGGAATTTCTGGTTTGGCAGCGTTTGGCTGCTCTAGCCCGGCGCCGTGGCGGTACCTTGTCAGATACAGTGGTGCAGTTAATTGAAGATGCTGAGCGCAAAGAGAAATATGCCAACCAGATGTCATCTTTGAAACAGGACTTACAGGATATTCTCGGTAAAGAGATCTAACCTGTCTTGGCATGAACCTGATCAGAGATGAAGTAAACCCATTAATAATAGAGATATTAATGGGTTTACTATCATTAATGACAAAAAAAAACCCCGCAATGCGGGGTTTTTTACAAAAGGAGTAAACTTAAGCCTGTGGCTGAGTTACAACTTCTTTGTAGCCTTTAACTTCGATCTCTACGCGACGATCTGGTGCCAGGCACTCGATCAGAGCAGCACGTGGTTTCACAGTAGCACAGGTGCTACCAGTCACTGGGTTTGCTTGGCCTTCACCGCGAGCGGTGATTTTGTCAGCAGGGATACCTTTAGAAACCAGGTAATCACGCACGCTGTCAGCACGGCGCTGAGACAGAGCTAAGTTAGGAGCTGGTTGACCGATACGGTCAGCGAAGCCCAGAACAACTACAGAACCGTCTTTAGGATCGATAGAGCTCAGTTGTGCATACAGTTGGTCCAGAGCTTGCTGGCCTTCTGGTTTCAGAGTTGCTTTGTTGAAAGCGAACAGCACGTCAGACTTCAGAGTGAAACGCTTAGTGTCAACAACTGGAGCTGGAGCTGGTGCTGGAGCAACTACTGGTGCTACTGCATCATCTTGACCGAAACGGTAAGAAACACCCAGGCTCAGCATGCCGTTGTCTGGACGAGCACCAACGGTAGCTCTATCACCGATGTTGCTAACCCATTGGTATTCCATACGGGTTGCCCAGTTTTTGGTCCATGCGTATTCTGCACCCAGTGCTACCAGTGGAGAAACACCGGTGTCATGGTTGCTAGAACGGGTATCAGTAGGAGCATCGTAAGCGCTAGAATCTGCACGCCAAACCATACCACCCAGACGGGTGTACAGGTCCAGATCTTGAGCAACAGGGTAGCTCAGTTTAGCAGCCAACTGTACGCCTTGTGCTTTGAATGCGCCGTTATTTACGTCGCCTTTGTAAGGCATACGGCCAAGCCAGTCGTATCCCATTTCAAAGCCCAGGTATTGGTTTGCTTGGTAACCCAAGAACGCACCAGCACCCAGTTGGTTTTTATGGGTAGGACCATCGTTGCCAACGTCGCCATAGATACCGCCAGTGCCAGTATCTTGATACTGGGACCAGCCCAGTTTACCACCGGTGTACCAGGTGTTATCTTTCGGTGCGGCTTGCGCTACTGTAGCGAAACCAGCCAGTGCCACTGCTAATGCGATAGCTGTCTTTTTCATTTTACGCCTCGTTATCATCCAAATAGGCAATGAGCTTTAAAAAGCTAAGCCCTTGGTTAAAATTCTTCGCCAAGGTTTTAACGCTCCCGTTAATCACGCTGCCAGTATAATTTGGCGTTTTAGAGCAACCTTGGCGATGTAAAGTCTACAACGTGGCGAGAAAGTTACAAGTGTGATGTGATAAACCGCCTGAAAAAAAGGCGAAATAGTGCATTATCTTTAACGATTTAGCGGTAAAAACCAGCTTTTTAGGGGTGTTGTTTTTTGCTACAAGCCGCATTCCGACTCGCTTTATGCTGGTTTTGCAGGACTAAGCGCTAAATATTGTAATAATTCATGGGATAAATCCTAAATTTACTTAATGATACAAAGAAGAATGAATTTTTAACGTTGCGCACTGTCCTTGGTTCAGTTTTATGTCATTCAACGGACGCATAACAAACCCATAGGCATTCCCTAACTTTGCTGCTAAACGTAATCTAATCCGATCATTTTCTGACAAATCCGGTAGCCAACCAAGAACGACACTGTAGTTCCCCGTCAATAATGCCTTCTCCATTGCATCAACAGTCGACAATGGATTGATTTGCCTTAACTGAACAACTTTATCTACTGGCAAGCCTGAATGCTGTAACCACACACGACTTAATTTCTGCTGTGGAGCCAGCCATAAAAGCCAGCGAGACTGCTTACCCAGTTGTTGTAATAAAGGAAGCAATAACTGGGTTACCGCAGGCTGGTTTTCACTGTACACAAGTTCACTGATAAGGCCACTATCTGTTGGAGCATCAACTCGTTCCGGTGTTTCACGGCTAACAAGGGAGTGATAATTAGCATGATAAGGTTTTAGTGATTGAGTACGCATTATGAACCTCGCCTGTAGTGTGCTGTATGTATATACAGTAGTCACTGTTTGTTCGAAGATCAACTAAATTTTTACAAGACGCTTCGCATAATTGTGATGTAAATACCTGCAAATTCATTTTGTGTTTGGCTAGGTAATCCATATTGCGTATTTTTTAATTGGTTGTTCCTCTTACACTTATTGCAATTGAATAGGGACGTTAGATCGGATTTTTACTAAAGGAGTAGTCATGGAAACCGCATCAGAAAACAAAATCATACAAGCGCAGGGGCGTTTTGATTTTTTAGGCAAGATCACAGTTCGCTCGCAATTTGGCGGATATGGGCTGTTGGCGAATGGCATTATGTTTGCTGTGGTTTCGGATGGCGAATTGTATTTACGTGCTAATAATAAGATAGAAAATCTATTTCGTAGTCGGGGGATGAGTAACCTTGTCTACGCTAAGCGTGGGTTACCGGTATTGCTGCGTTATTATTGGGTTGACTCTACGCTCTGGGAGGATGAGTGCACACTAAGTCATTTCGTTACGCGAGCTTATCAAGGGGCGAAAGCTGAGGTTTTAAGCAAAAAAGGGCCAACAGTTCGTCTGAAGGATTTACCAAATCTCAGCGCCAGTCTTGAACGTCTATTGTGGAAAGTCGGTATCAAAAATGCGGCAGAGCTGCGGCGTGAGGGGGCCAAACGCTGTTATCTGAAATTACGTGCGTTAAAGTGCTCACTTGGGATTAATGTCTTATTGGCACTGGCTGGAGCGATAAGTGGCCATCATTATGCTGTGCTGCCCTTATTGATGCGTAGTGAGCTTATTGAATGGTTTGAAATACATATCCACTCGCCCAACATTACGCAGTTTGAAACAGCGTAAGGGGCCAATAGGTAAATGGCCCCAACCTTAATTAGCCTGGCCGATACGCCTATTGAGTTCGCTGAGTTCGGGTAACAGTTCAAGCAATAAACCTATTTGTTGTAAAACCAATTGGTCTTTGCTCTCCGGCTCAGGATTACAGTTCTGTAGCCGGGTAGATAAGCTGGCTAGCACCTGTGCCATTTTCGCACCGTCAGGCTGTTCTTGTTCAAGTGTACCCTCGACATAACAAATTGCGTCATTAAGCAGATTCAGGGTGGCGGTGTTGCTCAGTTTCTCACGATGAGCACCCAGCGCGGATATATAACTCAGCATAGTGTGGTTCAGGCAGAGCAATCGGAATGCTGCTTCCTGAGTTTCTTTGTCATTTTTAGGTTCAGCAGACATATTTGAAATCACTGAGGCTAACTCCGCGTCGCAATTATGTGCATCGCGGCGGGCTATACGGTAAGGCAGGCTATTATCTTTACCTTGATAATATTGCACCAGAATTGCATCTAAATAGCGGCAGTTGGCATCCAGTGTTTTATGGACCACCGCAGGGAGCTGACGGAACTTCCAATCTGGCCAGATAAAACTCACCGCTACCCAGGCGATGGCGCAGCCTAACAGGGTATCAAATACCCGAGGCGCGGCAACTTCAAATCCTTCCCCTAATAGGTTAAAACAGAGCAAAACCAGTAGGGTAATAAACATTGTCGCATGAGCATACTGAACATTGCGGAAAGCAAAAAATAGCACGCCAGTAATGACAATAAGAATAAGTTGCCCTTCAATGGACGGCACAAAATAGAGGATAGGCAGGCCAATAAGGATACCCGCCAGCGTGCCAACTATGCGTAACGCAAGGCGGCGGCGTGTTGCATTATAGTTAGGCTGGCAGACAAAAAGGCTGGTTAACAGGATCCAATAGCCGTGGCGCATGCCAGTAAATTGAATAAACGCATAACCGAGACACAGCACCACTGACATGCGAACTGCGTGGCGGAAGAGTGCGGACTGTGGGGTGAGATGGCGGCTGATACGCAGCTTGATATCACTCCATCCGGTAATGTGGTCGTCAGACAGGCGGCTCTCAGGTTGCGGGTCTTCGGCTAATACTTGTTCGGATTCAATCCCCGCTAATTGGGCATCAATGGCCCGTAAATTTCTCAGTAAGTGGGAAAGGGCTTTAACTTGCGGGATATTCTCGTTTTGCGCGAGTTCTCTGGCCAGTGCCGCATCTAAAAAAGTAAAGGCTCGCTCGAAGCGAGGATCATGCTGATACTTTTGTCTCATCAGGATAGATTGCGAAAGTTGCAGGCAGGCTCTGGCTTGCATACTCAGTAAGCGCTGAAAGCGGAATAGGACGTCACTGTAACGAAATTTTTCTCGAAGAACCTGATATTGAACATGTGACGAGCTGGCCCGTTCATGAATATCTTGCGCGACAAAATAGTAGTGAAGTGTCCGCCTGGTTCCACGCTGGCCCCGGTCACCTTTCAGGCGAGTGACCAGCGAGGCTTTGGCCTGATTCAAGGTTGATACCAGTGTGCCGTTGGCCATCGCAACATCAATAAGAGGCTGGTCGACATCTGATTCGATATCAGGATCGAAGAGATTAGCTTTTGCTTCCAAATAGTGAGCAAGCTGCTGATAGCAGCGGGCCAAATTATCCTGCAAGGGGCGGATAGGGAAAATAAGGTGCCCACACAAGGTCAGTACGTTATACCAAACGGCACCGAGCAGCAGTAATAGCGGCTGCTGGTACCAGATATGGTACATCGAGGTGCCTAGCATGGTGTAGATAGCGATGAGCAATGCACCAAAGGCAATGGTTGCATAGCGTTGTCCCAAGGCACCTAGCAGAATAAAACCACAGGTTGAAAAGGTTAGGCCGAAGGCAAAATACCAGGGATAAGGAAATAACAGCTCAATAGAGGCGGAGGCGATAAAAAAACAGATCAGCGTAATGAATAAATTACGTAACCGCCCAGCCAGGCGGTCATCAAGATCAGTCAGTGCTGCTGCGACGACACCAAGTGTTAGTGGAATGGTCAGTTTGGGCTGACCAATCCACCACGGAACTGCCGTTACTCCCACCAACGCGATAAAAATACGGGCATGATAAAGCAGGCTACTATTGTAGACATAACGGCGTAAACCAGTGACGAAAGTGAGCACAAAAAACCTCTAAAACTGAAAATTCAGCGTTGCTGATATTGGCGTTTAGCGTTAGCCATTCTCGCTTGCTGCGCCATTTCGACTGAAACGACACGGCGGCCCACAGGCCACAAAGCAATAGCAGCAATTTTAAAATTGGCAATACCGACCGGGATCCCAATGATGGTTACGCATTGCACAATCCCAGTGACGATATGGGATAAACACAACCACCAACCAAATAAAATAAACCAGACAATATTCAGTAAAGAACCGCCAGCAGTTATCAGAGCATTACTTTTTTCTGGGTATAATTCATTGACATGGATCGCCTCATTGCCATAAGGCAGAAATGATAATTTGGTAATTTCCCAGCAAGAGCGAGTTAATGGTAAGGTAAAAATCAGAACGACACTGACGACTGTGGCTAATAGCCAGCCCAGTGTGGTGAAGAAACCACCTAAAACAAAATTAAGAATATTCAGTACAGTACGCATAGTGATTTATCTGCCTAGCTGAATAAAAAAACCGCAACGCGGGTGAGTGATAACAAATGCTAACCATTCTATACCAATAGGGCGGGTTAGTTTCCTTTGTCAACTATCGGATACCTGTTGTTTAAACTCAATTATTTTATTTACACTCCATGGTGTTATTTCAATTCACTTAATACGAGTTATGGCGCGCAGTTATGGAACTTAAAGCGACATCTTTTGGCAAGCATTTGGCTCAGCATCCTTACAATCGGGTGCGCTTGCTCAATGCTGGCATCGAAGTATGCGGTGATAAACATCAGTACCTGATTCCTTTTAACCAGTTGGTTAACATTGAATGTAAGCGCGGTATTGTCTGGGGCGAACTGGAATTTGAATTGCCAGACCAACAAGTTGTCCGTTTACATGGTACTGAATGGCAGGAAACTCAACGTTTCTATCAACATTTACTGGGCATCTGGCAGCAATGGAGTGAAGAGATGAGCTTGGTTTGTGTTGAGGTTTTACATAAACAAGTGGAATCAATCAAGCGAATTGAGCAACAGGATAAATGGTTTAAGCGCAGTGAGTTAGGGTTGGTGCAGCAGTCCATCCGTGAGGCTTTCGCCTCATTACCGGTACCGGTACAGCGCTTAACCGAGTTTGAGTCCTGTCGTGCAGACTATGAGCTTTGTTTGCGCTGGTTGCAGCAAGGCAGTCGCAGTGTGGAGCGCCGGAATCAACAATGGACCAACCGAATGTTGGAGGAGCATCAAGATTTCTTCCAAAGTGTAGAAGCCTCTCCTCTAAATGAATCGCAAAGCCGTGCGGTGGTCAACGGCGAAGACGCGGTATTAGTTCTGGCCGGTGCCGGGAGTGGTAAAACATCAGTGCTGGTGGCCCGTGCTGGTTGGTTGTTACGCCGTAATGAGGCATTACCAGAGCAGATTTTACTGCTCGCATTTGGCCGCCAGGCGGCTGATGAGATGAATCATCGCATTAAGCAACGGTTAGCTGTGGATGATATTCAGGCTAAAACCTTCCATGCACTGGCATTGCAGATTATCCAGCAAGGCAGCCGTAAAACGCCAATAATCAGTAAACTGGAATCAGATAGTCAGGCCAGAAGGTCGTTACTGATTAAAAATTGGCAACAGCAGTGCAGTGAGAAAAAAGCGCAGGCTAAAGGGTGGCGTGAGTGGCTAACGGATGAGCTTGAGTGGGCGGTTGATGAAGGTGAGTTTTGGCAAGATAAACGCTTGGCAGCCAGATTGGCGGGGCGGCTGGAGCGTTGGTTAGGGCTGATGCGAATGCACGGTGGCAGTCAAGCCGAAATGATTGAGCAAGCTGATGAAGAAGTGCGTGATC
The sequence above is drawn from the Yersinia intermedia genome and encodes:
- a CDS encoding TfoX/Sxy family DNA transformation protein, with translation METASENKIIQAQGRFDFLGKITVRSQFGGYGLLANGIMFAVVSDGELYLRANNKIENLFRSRGMSNLVYAKRGLPVLLRYYWVDSTLWEDECTLSHFVTRAYQGAKAEVLSKKGPTVRLKDLPNLSASLERLLWKVGIKNAAELRREGAKRCYLKLRALKCSLGINVLLALAGAISGHHYAVLPLLMRSELIEWFEIHIHSPNITQFETA
- a CDS encoding winged helix-turn-helix transcriptional regulator: MQRTCLEDMPCPVARALERVGEWWSILIIRDAFQGLTRFDEFQQSLQLSPTILTRRLKYLVESGILEKRLYNPRPARYEYLLTERGNDFFPVMAALFHWGNQHFAPLGPAVILADRRTGNPVEAILLDRNTGQPIQAQDVTLAAGSVKSDIINQRLALMHGKQSIDTRQQSHSIKSQKEKR
- the matP gene encoding macrodomain Ter protein MatP — translated: MKYQQLENLESGWKWAYLVKKHREGEAITRHIENSAATDAVEQLMKLESEPVKVLEWIDAHMNMQLATRMKQTIRARRKRHFNAEHQHTRKKSIDLEFLVWQRLAALARRRGGTLSDTVVQLIEDAERKEKYANQMSSLKQDLQDILGKEI
- the sulA gene encoding SOS-induced cell division inhibitor SulA; the encoded protein is MRTQSLKPYHANYHSLVSRETPERVDAPTDSGLISELVYSENQPAVTQLLLPLLQQLGKQSRWLLWLAPQQKLSRVWLQHSGLPVDKVVQLRQINPLSTVDAMEKALLTGNYSVVLGWLPDLSENDRIRLRLAAKLGNAYGFVMRPLNDIKLNQGQCATLKIHSSLYH
- the fabA gene encoding bifunctional 3-hydroxydecanoyl-ACP dehydratase/trans-2-decenoyl-ACP isomerase, producing the protein MVDKRESYTKEDLEASGRGELFGAGGPPLPAGNMLMMDRVVKMTEDGGTYGKGYVEAELDINPDLWFFGCHFIGDPVMPGCLGLDAMWQLVGFYLGWLGGEGKGRALGVGEVKFTGQILPDAKKVTYRINFKRVIMRKLIMGVADGEVLVDGKVIYTATDLKVGLFKDTNTF
- the rmf gene encoding ribosome modulation factor, whose protein sequence is MKRQKRDRLERALSRGYQAGISGRSREICPYQALDARSHWLGGWRQAMEDRAVTA
- the ompA gene encoding porin OmpA, which translates into the protein MKKTAIALAVALAGFATVAQAAPKDNTWYTGGKLGWSQYQDTGTGGIYGDVGNDGPTHKNQLGAGAFLGYQANQYLGFEMGYDWLGRMPYKGDVNNGAFKAQGVQLAAKLSYPVAQDLDLYTRLGGMVWRADSSAYDAPTDTRSSNHDTGVSPLVALGAEYAWTKNWATRMEYQWVSNIGDRATVGARPDNGMLSLGVSYRFGQDDAVAPVVAPAPAPAPVVDTKRFTLKSDVLFAFNKATLKPEGQQALDQLYAQLSSIDPKDGSVVVLGFADRIGQPAPNLALSQRRADSVRDYLVSKGIPADKITARGEGQANPVTGSTCATVKPRAALIECLAPDRRVEIEVKGYKEVVTQPQA
- the fabF gene encoding beta-ketoacyl-ACP synthase II gives rise to the protein MNTRRVVITGMGVVSPLGCGSETVWQRLLAGQSGIRVLPDEIVGDLPAKIGGQVPTLDADSAAGFDPDKAVAPKDQKKMDRFIEFAMAAADEAITQADWHADNAEKQERTATVIGSGIGGFPAIAHAVRTTDTRGPKRLSPFTVPSFLVNLAAGHVSIKHHFKGPIGAPVTACAAGVQAIGDAVRMIRNDEADVALCGGTEAAIDKVSLAGFAAARALSTGSNSTPEKASRPFDSARDGFVMGEGAGLLIIEELEHALARGAQPLAEIVGYGTSADAYHMTSGAEDGDGAYRAMKIALRQAKIKPEQVQHLNAHATSTPVGDIGEINAIKHLFGESATLAITSTKSATGHLLGAAGGLETIFTVLALRDQIVPATLNLENLDPAAEGLNIVAGKALPHEITYALSNGFGFGGVNASILLKRWIE
- a CDS encoding AAA family ATPase; protein product: MTNNRLEWQSLLPNATPYEALFATASQLEPVSFSAIQPRLENGMTLFCHPQSQPRFMLIKAQESTEYLALIAQVVKELQPEASAVFGGDYQVDGNLVTWQPAQRGDEPFAARSRCLYQEWVEPEQLFGCVRWHKDQISLQPGLVHQANGGILILSVRALQAQPLMWLRLKQMIVQQRFDWLSPDETRPLPVHIPSMPLDLRLILVGDRLGLGDFHDMEPELGELAIYGEFEVELPLVDIDGMTLWCGYINALLQRKQLPSLSADAWPVLFRQAVRYSGDQGSLPLCPQWLTGHLAEAALYAEEASITANALEVALNARDWRNSYLAERMQDEIELGQILVDTEGLVVGQINGLSVLEYPGHPYAFGEPARISCVVHLGDGEFVDVERKAELGGNLHAKGMMIMQAFLISELELDQPLPFSASIVFEQSYGEVDGDSASLAELCALISALSQQPINQQIAVTGSVDQFGNVQPIGGVNEKIEGFFEACQRRGLTGTQGVILPTTNVRHLCLNQAVVEAVQNGQFHLWAVDSAAEALPLLTGMVYADEQQPSLLGIIQERISQVNPQDRHRWPWPLRWLNWFNQG